GAGTCCGATCTTGCCGGTGGACGTGCCGAAGCCGCGCGCGGACCAGGTCAGGACCGCGTACCCGTCCCGGGCGAGGTCCTCGGCCTGGCCGCGCACGTCGTCCTTGCTGCCGCCGAAGCCGTGCGCCAGCAGGACGGCCGGGTGGCGGCTGGCGCCGGCCGGGGTGAAGAACGAGGTGTCCAGGCGCACGCCGTCGACCGCCATGACCTGGTCGCTCACCCGGACCGTGGGTGTGTCCGCGGAGGCGACAGCCGCGGTCCATGTCCCGGCGCCGACGAGCACCACGGCGGCGGCCGCGGCGGCGGCCAGCCTGCGCGGCTCCTTGAGCAGCCCCCGCACCGAGGGCAAGCGCTTCCTCAAACGCCCCCGGAGGGGCGGGCGAAGATCCATGCCTCAACGGTACGGGCCAGCACCGACAACCGATGGCGCCGCTGGGCTGAACGCCCGCCCCTCCTACAGGAGTACGGGGTCTGCCCGGCGTACACCCACCGTGGTACGCAGACGCATGGACATGCGCGGGGCCACCACCGTCGCCGAAGCCGTCGCCGTCGGTCTTGCGCCTTCGGTCCAGCGCCGTTGGGGTACATCAGCGTTGCGGGGTGCGGGCCGTCGGCGTGGATGGCTTCGGACGACGGCGTCCTTGCCGCCTATTGCAGTGCGGGCGGCAAGGACGACGGGACGTGCGCGGTGGTGCCGTGGGACTTCACCCGAGGGCGAGCCCCGACCCCGGCTTACGCCTCCGCCGGCTCGGCGGTCCGGACGTCCTCCGGGAGGGACACCAGCCAGCGGGTCGCGCGGCGCGGGCGGAGGTAGAAGGCCCAGTAGAGGGTGGCGACGGCGGTGATGCCGCCGGTCCACAGCAGGTACGAGGGGTCCTGCTCGACCAGGATGTAGAGAAGGACGGCGACCAGCAGGATCGGCATCGCCGGCCACAGCGGCATCCGCCACGCCTGCTTGCCGCCGTGCGCGCCGCGCCGGCCGAGCAGCGAGGCGATCGCCACCAGGAGGTACAGGCCGGTGACCGCGACGCCGGTGACACCGTAGAGGGTGTCGAGGTTGACGAAGCAGAGGAACGCGCCCGGAACGCCGACGACGAGGGTGGCGACCCAAGGGGAGCCGAACCGGCCGAGCTTGGCGAGGGCGTTGTTGACCGGGGAGGGCCAGGCCTTGTCGCGGGCGGAGGCGAACAGGACGCGGGAGTTCTGGATGACCATGACGATGCCCGCGTTGATGATCGCGAGGGCGACGCACAGGCTGACGAAGGTGCCGACGGCCGAGTTGCTCCAGGCGATGACCATGCTGGAGATGTCGCCTCCGGTCAGGGCCTTCAGGTCACCGGCGCCCAGGGTGATCGCCACGACCGGCACCAGGATGACGACGCTGGAGATGGCGAGCGTCGCGAGGACGGTACGGGCGACGTTGCGGCGCGGGTTCTCCAGTTCCTCGGAGAGGTAGACGGCGGTGGAGAAGCCCTGGGTGACGAAGA
The genomic region above belongs to Streptomyces sp. CG1 and contains:
- a CDS encoding APC family permease — its product is MTDTLRSVDPAVTTASDSPQKLKRSIGVVGGTLLTLSCVTPASTLFVIVPDLFSSLGTATALCIAIGALLCIPVAFCYSELGTLIPSAGGEYAMVSTLAGRLAGWLAFVMSLLVVMIVPPVIAMGTADYLAPVIHLDPSFTGAGVMLAATLAGLLDLRANAWITGIFLVLEVIAAGVVALLGFSHAHRGMGSLGSLQVAGEHAHVGAVTAMMVVSGLAIALFVTQGFSTAVYLSEELENPRRNVARTVLATLAISSVVILVPVVAITLGAGDLKALTGGDISSMVIAWSNSAVGTFVSLCVALAIINAGIVMVIQNSRVLFASARDKAWPSPVNNALAKLGRFGSPWVATLVVGVPGAFLCFVNLDTLYGVTGVAVTGLYLLVAIASLLGRRGAHGGKQAWRMPLWPAMPILLVAVLLYILVEQDPSYLLWTGGITAVATLYWAFYLRPRRATRWLVSLPEDVRTAEPAEA